Sequence from the Maribellus comscasis genome:
CCGATGTTGTTGATGACCATATTAAAGTTTCAGGAATTATTGAATTTGCAATAGGTAAAGCTAAAGATTCTGATGGTGACGGAGTTCCTGACAGAAAAGACGAATGTCCGGATACACCTCCGGGAGTACAGGTTGACGAAAAAGGTTGTCCGCTGGATCGCGACGGCGATGGAGTTCCGGATTACAAAGATGATTGTCCGGATGAACCGGGAAGCCCGCAACTTAACGGATGCCCGGACAGAGACGGAGATGGAATTGCTGATAAAGATGACGACTGTCCTGATGTTCCTGGGTTGGCAAAATTCAACGGATGTCCCGATACTGATGAGGACGGAGTTCCGGATCCAAAAGACAAATGCCCGGATACGCCAAAAGGTTGCCCGGTTGATGAAAACGGATGCCCACTGGATTCTGACGGAGACGGTGTAATTGACTGCCAGGACAGATGTCCTACCGAACCTGGTTCTGTTGATAATGACGGATGTCCCGATTGGGAAACAATTCAAATACCAAATATTCTTTTCGACTTTGATAAATCTACGCTTAGACCGGAAGGCAAAGAAGAGTTGGATAAACTGGTCGACAAATTGCAATCAAGCAAAGAATATGAAATAGAAGTTGGTGGACATACTGATAGTACTGGTCCGGAAAGATACAATATGGGACTTTCTGAAAAACGTGCTCAGGCAGTTGTGAAATACTTACTCACAAAAGGCATAAACAATGCGTATGTAAGTTCGAACTACTACGGAGAAAGCAAACCGGAAGTGGAAAATAATTCACGTGCGAACCGTCAGCTAAACCGTAGGGTTGAATTCGAAGTATTAAAAATCAGAAAATAATTATTGATTTATAATATTTGCTGAAGCCCTGTCGTTTGACAGGGCTTTTTTTTGATTTCTTAATTTCACACGCCCTAAAATATTATCTTTGTCGCTCTTAAAATACTTTCAAAAAATGAATATCGATAAAATAATTTTTGATGCTGTAAAAAAGGCTTTAAATGAATTATATAAATTGGAAGCCAATGAAAATCAGATTCAGTTGCAAAATACACGTAAAGACTTTGAAGGAGACGTAACACTTGTTGTTTTTCCTTTTTTACGCTTTTCAAAAAAATCACCTGAAGCAACAGCAGAAGAAATTGGGAATTACCTTTTAGAGTCGATTGACGTTGTTGAAAATTACAACGTTATAAAAGGATTTTTAAACCTGGTTGTCGATAAAACATATTGGTTAGAAGTTTTACGGGAAGCTTATTCCCAAACAGAATATGGAGTAAAATTACCTGAAGAGGATTCCGAACTGGCGATGGTTGAGTATTCCTCTCCCAACACAAACAAACCCTTACATTTGGGACATATCAGAAACAATTTATTAGGTTTTTCAATCTCCGAAATATTAAAGGCCAATGGAAAAAAAGTTGTAAAAACCAACATTGTTAACGACCGTGGCATTCATATTTGCAAATCGATGTACGCCTGGCAAATGTGGGGAAATGGGAAAACTCCTGAGAATTCAGGTATAAAAGGCGATCACCTTGTGGGCGAATTTTATGTTGAATTTGACAAACACTACAAGGCGGAAATAACCGAATTGGTTCAAAAAGGAATATCAAAAGAAGAAGCCGAAAACCAGGCACCTTCCATTTTAGGGGCTCGTGAACTTTTAAGGAAATGGGAAGCAAAAGATGAGGAAACTGTTGAACTTTGGAAGACCATGAATGGATGGGTCTACAAAGGTTTTGATATTACCTACAAAAAACTTGGCGTAGATTTCGACAAAATCTATTATGAATCAGAAACCTATCTGGTAGGAAAAGAGGAAGTCCTCAGAGGATTAGATGAAGGGATTTTCTACCGGAAAGACGATAACTCGGTTTGGGCTGATTTAACAAAAGAAGGACTTGATCAAAAAATATTGCTGAGAAGCGATGGTACTTCGGTTTATATGACCCAGGATATTGGTACCGCAAAAATGCGCTTTGCCGATTTCGCTATTGGTAAAATGGTTTATGTTGTTGGGAATGAACAAAATTACCACTTTCAGGTTTTGGCTCATCTGCTTGATAAATTGGGGTTTGAATGGGGCAAAGATTTATATCATTTTTCATACGGTATGGTAGAACTTCCATCAGGGAAAATGAAATCGAGGGAAGGAACAGTGGTTGATGCTGACGATTTGGTGGAGGAAATGGTAAATGTTGCCAGAAATATGTCAAAGGAGCTTGGCAAACTTGATTCCCTGTCAGCTCAGGAGGCAGAAAGAACCTACCGGATGATTGCAATGGGGGCGCTTAAATATTTTATATTAAAAGTAGATCCTAAGAAAAATATGCTGTTCAATCCAGAAGAATCCATCGATTTTAATGGAAATACCGGTCCATTTATTCAGTATACTTTTGCGCGTATTCAATCGGTGTTAAGAAAAGCAGCTGACAACAGTTTTACCATAAAAGAAACAATACAATCAGGTTTGCTTTCAGATAAGGAGAAAGATATCCTGAAAAGGATTTCTCTATTTCCGGGCACTGTTAAAGAGGCAGGTAATAATTACAGTCCGGCGGTAATTGCAAATTATTGTTACGAACTGGTAAAAGAATATAACCAGTTTTATCATGATCATTCTATCCTTTCAGAACCCGATATGGATAAAAGAAATTTCCGTTTGATATTATCATCTACAGTTGGTAATATTATAAAATCAGGGATGAATATGCTTGGTATAGAAATGCCTGAAAGAATGTAAAAAGAAAAAGGAGGCGGGGTATGCCTCCTTCTGTACTTTCTTTTCTTGTGTAATCGAAAGATTACGATCATGATTTGATTTAACGATTTAAGGGAACCAGCGTCCTTCCATAATAATATTCGGTAAAATCCAAAAAGGTAACCCCTAAATCGACAGAAAAATGTTTAAATCCAAACAATTGAAAAGGAATTTAAATTATAAAACAGAATAGAATATGCATTAAAAAACAAAAATAATTTTTCCTTCAAAAAGAATCACAACTTCGAAAAGGAACTCAATAGCAACTGCCAAGCAAGGAATTACAATTAAGAAAATTTGTTTTAAACCCAAAAACGGACATTTACAACCTGAACGTATGTACATAAAGAAAACTTCGGAAATTCCTTATGGATAATCCCCTGACGTAGACTTAATTTTATTTAAACCAGGTACAGTTCATTTGCTGTTCCTGAGCTGTTCTTAAGCCTGAGGTCTGGCAATGATGATACGATACAATACGATTGTTGCTAAACTACTGAACAAACGAGTTTGGCGAGAGTTTGTGTGATACAGTAAAAAATCGTAATCCCGACCATAGGCATACTTCTTCTGATTTTATAGGTAAATAACAGATGAAAAGAGGGCTGTCCGGAAAGTAAATTGGACCAGCCCTTAACAATTTTAAGTTTTGCTATTAAAGCTTATTTGTATTTCTGAACCCTTTTGTCGTTTATTGGACCCGCCCAATTTAATCCGAATGCAAAATCATAGGTATTTCCCTCCGAATCAACATGACATCGCATATCCCTGGGAACATCTTCGAATTGCTCCTCGACAGTTTTCATACTTGCAGGCATTTGGAAAGGCAATAAGCCTGATGGAGCAACATTACCACTAAGAATTTCCATTATTGCCTGATCCTGAACACCAAAACATACAACAATAGCATCCGCATTCCTTTCAAATTCAGCAAAAACCATTGGATTTGAAACATTTACAACAACAATCACCGGTTTATCTCCCATTTTCCTTCTTGTCTCAAGAACCAAGTCAAGATCCTTTGTATTAGTAGCGGTAACCGATTTATTTTTATAGGAACGGTTTGTGAAATCTTCCAATGGATCACCTCCTGCTATACTAACATCCCTGGCGTATTTTGCAGTATATTCTTTGTATTGCAGACTAATGGGAACATATCCGTTTCCGCCAGTTTCAACATCATCAATGCTGTACCCACTTCCTCCATTTGGACTGTCAATAAAAACGAGTGCATAATCAGCTTGCTCAGGCAGCTCTTCAATTTCAACATATTTCTTCACAATTTCCAGATTAACCGGATAGTCCCATTTCTCTTCAGAACCACCAAATCCAAATCTCCCCCGGGTTGCAGGATAATATTTTTTAGGTAAATAAACTTTGGGATTTTCTTTAAAAGGAAGGGTGGCTTCACTATTTTTTAGCAAAACTATCGATTTGAGCTGTGCCTCAAATCCGGCGGCCATAAATTCAGGATTACCAACTGTCTTCTCCGTTTTATCAACTGCCAGATAAGGATTTTCAAACAAGCCCGTCCGGAAAATGTTTCGCAAAAGACGAACTGCAGACTGCTCAAATCTTACGCGCATAAGATCTTCTCCGTATTCTTTTACACCCATGTTATAGGCTTCAATAACCGGGGCCATTTCGTTATTCCCTCCAAACTGGTCAACGCCTGCCATAATTACCTTATAATGTCTTTCAGCAACGGAGAGATGCTCTGTTCCCCACGATGTTGTTCCAAATGAATTTACAGCCGGATTATCTTTGGTGATGCCCCAATCAGTACAAATCACTCCTTCATAACCATATTTTCCCCGCAAAAGGTCATTAATTAAATACTTACTGTAACTGTTACCCACATTCTCTTTATACGCTATATCTAAACCATTTGAAATAGTATAATATGGCATTACGGCCGAAGCCGAGCCTGTAGGGCCATCTAATCTAAACGCTCCTTCGGCAAAAGGAATAAGATGATCTTTAAAATTTTCCCCGGGATATACAGCATATTTCCCATATGCAAAATGTGCATCGCGCCCGCCTTCTTCAGGACCTCCGCCAGGCCAGTGTTTAACCATGGCATTTACGCTGGAATATCCCCATCCTTCCTTTAATTCTGCCTTACCCTCTGAAGTTTGAAATCCATCAACATAAGCTTGTGCCATATCCCTGTCTAATTGCGGATCTTCTCCAAAGGTTCCGCTAAAACGTCCCCAGCGTGGTTCTGTGGCCAAATCAATCTGAGGTGATAATGCCGTTGTTATCCCTAAGGCCCGGTACTCTTTTGAAGCTATTTCTCCAAATTTTCTAACAATATTCGGCTCAAAAGTAGCTGCCAAACCCAGAGAGGTCGGCCACATAGAAATGTTTCCTCCGGCACCTGAATTAAATTCGGCATCAGCCGAGGTTCTGTGACGCGGATCAGAACTGGTACTTCCCGGAATTCCCAACCCAATTCCTTCCACCAAAGCCTGCATATTGTTATTCCATTGCGCTGCTACCGCTGGTGATTCGACAGAGGTAATCAGCACATGTCGTAAATTATCATCTGTTAAAAACTTAATCTGCTGGTCTGATAAGTCACTTGCTTTTGCTCCACTTTCAGCAAAAGACTTTCCGTTGTATGTAGCTCTACCAAAGGGGCCTCTTCCTCCGGAAGGGATTGATTGGTGTGCACTATACAACATTAAGCCGGCAATTTGTTCAACCGACATTTTAGTTGCCAAATCCTGAGCTCTTTCATCAAAAGACAAACGCCAGTCTTCATATTTGTCCAAGGTGCCGTTCTTATTTAAATCTTTAAAAGCAAAGCCGTCATCCTCCAAAATAACAACACCGGAAACCGGAGAATAGCTTAAGATTTGCCCTCCCTGATTACAGACCAGATTATAGCCTTCCTTTTGTTCTTCGGACCACTTAGGGCTACAACTGTAAGTTACAAACAAAACAATAAACAATACGGTAAAAACCATGCTCTTAAAGAATACGCTCTTTTTCATTTTTATTGGTTAGAATAATAATTATCAAGAAAACTTAGAATCTCCTTGTTTGGAAGATCTTTGCATTCAACATTTAAATCAAAAATCATTGCTTTTAAATTCTCCGGCGCACATGCCTGCCATTCGGGAAGCTCTTCGCAGTTTGGATTGCCATCTTCAGCAAAACTCACCCAATAATCAGACATAATATCAGCCAGTTTATAATCCTCTTTCTTCCATGGACGAGGACTCATTTTCAGGTTATTGTAGGCATAAGGCACCTCTCCCGTATGAAACGCTCCGTAGTCTTCCATTCCTTCTCCATAAGGCAAATCGCGCTCAAAGCGATAGATATACACTTTTGAAGTTGCAGTTTCATTTTGGTAATTCATCCATTTATAAGATTGAATACCAAAACTCTGTATCGATCCCAAATCATTTTGTACTTCCTTTGCTTCTTCATCTGTTGAAAGAGGAAATAAAGCCAGGAATTTATCAGCCTCGTTCCCAAACTGTTGTTTTATCTGTTCTCTGAATTTTTCAGCAGATTGTGGTGGTCCGCCAAATCCTTCATCCTGATTCCAACCTAAAATTAAAGGGACATCATTTTGATTTCCCAGGGCAAAAATTTCATTCATTGGTTTGGGAATAACATATCCATCAACAATTGGAGCAGAAGGGCCGCGAACCGCTAAAATTTCTTCTGCTGTTTTTTCTCTCAACTCTGCTACAGAGTTTGCATCTAATGATTCTGCATATTTCACACCTGCCTGCTCAGCACTTTCCAGCGTGTTTCCTCTTGCTAACTTATTGGTCGGTAAAACAGCCCCGCCACTTTCGGCAATAGCTCGGTGAATCAATCCTTTGGTTAGCGGAGAGGCAAGCAAATAATTAACAGAAAAAGCTCCGGCCGACTGCCCTGCAATGGTAACCTTATTTGGATCGCCACCAAAAGCTTCGATATTTCTATTTACCCATTGCAATGCAGCGATCTGATCCAATAAACCGTAATTTCCTGACGCATTATATTCCGACTCGGCGCTTAGTTCCGGATGAGCCAAAAACCCAAAAACACCAACACGATAGTTTACAGTTAAAAAAACCACGCCTTTTTTTGCCATTTCTTCTCCGTTGTAAACCGAAACAGCACCAGATCCGCTGGAAAAACCTCCGCCGTATATGTATACCAAAACCGGACGATTTTCACCTGCTTTTTCCGCACCTGTCCACACGTTCAGGTATAAACAATCTTCGTTTAGTGGTTCTTGGGGAGCAATGAACTCCTGTGTCCACATTGAAAACGGAACCGGCGTCCCTTGTACCGGACTGGCTGAAAATTTGTTACATTTTTTAACCCCATCCCATGAACCGGCCGCATGAGGAGCCTTCCAGCGTAAATCGCCTACAGGCGGAGCAGCAAAGGGAATTCCCTTAAATGATGTTATTCCGCTGAGTTCGTTATAAGTACCGCTAATCCAACCATTTTCAGTTTGAACTGCATCTTTAACCAGGGTATCTTTTTGTGTTTCACATGAAAGAAAAAGAAATCCGACTATAACTCCCCATATTAAAAATAAATTTTTCATAAGTCAGCCAGTTCATTAAGTTAGTAAAAAATAGTCAGTCCGTTTTATCTATCAAAAAGTATTGAAGATATATATTTAAAGTAATGTTAGTCAAATTCATAAAAGCTTCTCCCCTTCGAACAATTCTCCGGGGAGAAGCGTCTCAACTTGTCCTTATTTATGTAGCCTAACAAAATCTTTCTGAGGTTCCATTGCCTTTGTAACTTTTCCGGCAACCATATCTTTTGCAACATTCAGCGTCGTCTTCGATTTGATAATAGCCTCGACATCCTTCACGGCAGAGATTGCGGCTTGCAAAGAGACGAAAAAAATTAAAAAAATAGCCAGTATTATCTGGCTAAAGTGTTTTAGTTTATTAATTCCCATTCTAATTCTTTATATTAATTTTTGTTAACTATAAATTATACAAATCTTAGTATTTGATATAACATAAATCAAAACAGAATTACTATGTGTCAAACATACACAATAATAAATATTTTAATTTTATTAATCAAAAAAAAGAGGAATTTTATTTACTTTGCCGCCAATAAAAAAATCTAAATTGACAGCGGATTCACATACCATAAATACTTCAGACTTTCTTGACCATATCTCGCTGGATTGTGTAATTTTCGGATTCCACAATAACGAACTAAAGGTTCTGACCCTTCAATTAAAATATACCAGGGATTATGCATTGCCTGGTGGTTTTTTAAAAACCAATGAAACTCTCGAAGAAGCCGCAAAAAGGGTTTTGCAGGAAAGAACCGGGTTGGATAATATTTTTCTGAAACAGTTTAAAGTATTTAGTGATTTGGCTCGTGCCGCAACAAATCCGGCGGTTAACGACTTAGTGGCTTCCGGAATTAAACCTGATTTAGATTTTTTCGGTAAACGATTTATTTCTGTTGGATTTTACGCTCTTGTTGAGTACACCAAAGTAGAGCCTACCCCCGACTTCTTTTCTGATAAATGCATATGGAAAAATGTAAATGAAAATGAGTCTTATATTTTGGATCATAATCAAATAATAGAGAAAGCATTGGATGTTTTACGTCTTCAGTTAAGTTATCAACCTATTGGTTACAATTTATTGCCGGAAAAATTTACCATGCCTGAACTTCAAAAATTATATGAAACCATTTTAGGAAAGGAACTTGACCGTAGAAATTTTCAAAGAAAAATGTTATCCTACAAAATTCTCAATAAACTGGATGAACGTAAAAGAGGGGGAGCCTACAAAGCGCCTTATTTATATGAATTCAACCTTGAGAATTACCAGAAAGCGCTTAGTCATGGTCTAAGCGGGGGATGGTAAAAAAGCGGCACAAATTGCCGCACCGCTTTTTCATTTTAAAGCATCATTCTGCCTTCCCGATCAGGATCGTTTTTTACATCACAGACATCGTTTAGAATCATCGTTTCACCTTTTTCTGCGGTGAACTTTGGCCATTCGGGCAGACCTTCACAATTTGGATTACCTGTACGCATAAACGCAAGCAAAGCATCCGACATTTTTTCGGAAAGCTTTCTCGAACGGGCACCTCCTCCTGTGTGTGTAAGCATCAAATCAGTATTGTAAAACCAGAAGCAAATATCCAAACAGTGAAACGCCCGCATTCGATTATCAAACAACGGTGGTTCCCAACCAAACCAGGCAACATAAACCGGCGCCGGTTGTTTGCTTTTTGCAGTAGCTGTATCAACTACTCCTTTCCGGTTACTGGCAACCAAAGTCATAATTTCAATGGGCGTGGCATCCGGAAAAACTTTTGCATAAGCATCGTAAACAGCCGGAGCTTTATCTCCCAATCCGCCTCTAAAACCGGCTCTTTCTTTCAACATGCTTTTAGCCTCTTCTTCTGTCATGTTCTCCAGTTCGGGCATTGTTCTGGCCATACCCCACTCGTGGAAAGTGCTGCAAATAATCATTGGAACAGTTGCCGAAATACCGTTTTCTTCGGAATAAAAGGTCCCTTTCGG
This genomic interval carries:
- a CDS encoding OmpA family protein; protein product: MKKFTLLFLVLSFIIGTAFAQNSDNKWAIGLGPGLYQNLEKNELGFLGEFYVSRYLSPSFDLMLKHEMGFNDDGTDFGNPLLNLRFKFYNGSILSENASVQPYLFAGPGYMWDNLKDGVNFNAGVGSKFPISDNTSLYLEAAYIKGIDGTRHINNVLTDVVDDHIKVSGIIEFAIGKAKDSDGDGVPDRKDECPDTPPGVQVDEKGCPLDRDGDGVPDYKDDCPDEPGSPQLNGCPDRDGDGIADKDDDCPDVPGLAKFNGCPDTDEDGVPDPKDKCPDTPKGCPVDENGCPLDSDGDGVIDCQDRCPTEPGSVDNDGCPDWETIQIPNILFDFDKSTLRPEGKEELDKLVDKLQSSKEYEIEVGGHTDSTGPERYNMGLSEKRAQAVVKYLLTKGINNAYVSSNYYGESKPEVENNSRANRQLNRRVEFEVLKIRK
- the argS gene encoding arginine--tRNA ligase, with the protein product MNIDKIIFDAVKKALNELYKLEANENQIQLQNTRKDFEGDVTLVVFPFLRFSKKSPEATAEEIGNYLLESIDVVENYNVIKGFLNLVVDKTYWLEVLREAYSQTEYGVKLPEEDSELAMVEYSSPNTNKPLHLGHIRNNLLGFSISEILKANGKKVVKTNIVNDRGIHICKSMYAWQMWGNGKTPENSGIKGDHLVGEFYVEFDKHYKAEITELVQKGISKEEAENQAPSILGARELLRKWEAKDEETVELWKTMNGWVYKGFDITYKKLGVDFDKIYYESETYLVGKEEVLRGLDEGIFYRKDDNSVWADLTKEGLDQKILLRSDGTSVYMTQDIGTAKMRFADFAIGKMVYVVGNEQNYHFQVLAHLLDKLGFEWGKDLYHFSYGMVELPSGKMKSREGTVVDADDLVEEMVNVARNMSKELGKLDSLSAQEAERTYRMIAMGALKYFILKVDPKKNMLFNPEESIDFNGNTGPFIQYTFARIQSVLRKAADNSFTIKETIQSGLLSDKEKDILKRISLFPGTVKEAGNNYSPAVIANYCYELVKEYNQFYHDHSILSEPDMDKRNFRLILSSTVGNIIKSGMNMLGIEMPERM
- a CDS encoding glycoside hydrolase family 3 protein; the protein is MKKSVFFKSMVFTVLFIVLFVTYSCSPKWSEEQKEGYNLVCNQGGQILSYSPVSGVVILEDDGFAFKDLNKNGTLDKYEDWRLSFDERAQDLATKMSVEQIAGLMLYSAHQSIPSGGRGPFGRATYNGKSFAESGAKASDLSDQQIKFLTDDNLRHVLITSVESPAVAAQWNNNMQALVEGIGLGIPGSTSSDPRHRTSADAEFNSGAGGNISMWPTSLGLAATFEPNIVRKFGEIASKEYRALGITTALSPQIDLATEPRWGRFSGTFGEDPQLDRDMAQAYVDGFQTSEGKAELKEGWGYSSVNAMVKHWPGGGPEEGGRDAHFAYGKYAVYPGENFKDHLIPFAEGAFRLDGPTGSASAVMPYYTISNGLDIAYKENVGNSYSKYLINDLLRGKYGYEGVICTDWGITKDNPAVNSFGTTSWGTEHLSVAERHYKVIMAGVDQFGGNNEMAPVIEAYNMGVKEYGEDLMRVRFEQSAVRLLRNIFRTGLFENPYLAVDKTEKTVGNPEFMAAGFEAQLKSIVLLKNSEATLPFKENPKVYLPKKYYPATRGRFGFGGSEEKWDYPVNLEIVKKYVEIEELPEQADYALVFIDSPNGGSGYSIDDVETGGNGYVPISLQYKEYTAKYARDVSIAGGDPLEDFTNRSYKNKSVTATNTKDLDLVLETRRKMGDKPVIVVVNVSNPMVFAEFERNADAIVVCFGVQDQAIMEILSGNVAPSGLLPFQMPASMKTVEEQFEDVPRDMRCHVDSEGNTYDFAFGLNWAGPINDKRVQKYK
- a CDS encoding carboxylesterase/lipase family protein; this translates as MKNLFLIWGVIVGFLFLSCETQKDTLVKDAVQTENGWISGTYNELSGITSFKGIPFAAPPVGDLRWKAPHAAGSWDGVKKCNKFSASPVQGTPVPFSMWTQEFIAPQEPLNEDCLYLNVWTGAEKAGENRPVLVYIYGGGFSSGSGAVSVYNGEEMAKKGVVFLTVNYRVGVFGFLAHPELSAESEYNASGNYGLLDQIAALQWVNRNIEAFGGDPNKVTIAGQSAGAFSVNYLLASPLTKGLIHRAIAESGGAVLPTNKLARGNTLESAEQAGVKYAESLDANSVAELREKTAEEILAVRGPSAPIVDGYVIPKPMNEIFALGNQNDVPLILGWNQDEGFGGPPQSAEKFREQIKQQFGNEADKFLALFPLSTDEEAKEVQNDLGSIQSFGIQSYKWMNYQNETATSKVYIYRFERDLPYGEGMEDYGAFHTGEVPYAYNNLKMSPRPWKKEDYKLADIMSDYWVSFAEDGNPNCEELPEWQACAPENLKAMIFDLNVECKDLPNKEILSFLDNYYSNQ
- a CDS encoding NUDIX hydrolase, translating into MTADSHTINTSDFLDHISLDCVIFGFHNNELKVLTLQLKYTRDYALPGGFLKTNETLEEAAKRVLQERTGLDNIFLKQFKVFSDLARAATNPAVNDLVASGIKPDLDFFGKRFISVGFYALVEYTKVEPTPDFFSDKCIWKNVNENESYILDHNQIIEKALDVLRLQLSYQPIGYNLLPEKFTMPELQKLYETILGKELDRRNFQRKMLSYKILNKLDERKRGGAYKAPYLYEFNLENYQKALSHGLSGGW